In the Quercus lobata isolate SW786 chromosome 5, ValleyOak3.0 Primary Assembly, whole genome shotgun sequence genome, one interval contains:
- the LOC115992074 gene encoding MLO-like protein 13: MEHTDSLVYTPTWVVATVCFIIVLISLCVERTLHRLGKLLIRKRQDKLFAALQKLKEELMLLGFISLLLTVFQGLISRICIPTHLSNFMLPCKKSYILHPNGTEHYSNPAANNSQRLLFEDTNSGHCLHEGKAPLLPLEALHQLHIFIFVLAVVHVIFCVTIMTLGAARIRQWKSWEDSIRNEIESKKGRTGGNDADVHDIDHQDFLNKHGAGYWRKAAVVSWMMSLFKQFYASVTKSDYKAMRQGFIKKHYPDNPEYNFHHHVVQTLAVDFKKVIGVSWYLWLFVVVFLLLNVAGWNTYFWLSFLPLILLLLVGAKLQHIITRLAQEVVVERNIHDHEAQLQVTETKRDNHEVHEAAPPVKPSDDYFWFCSPALVLILIHFILFQNSFEIGFFFWILFTYGFHSCIMDKLGFIIPRLIVGLIVQVLCSYSTLPLYAIVTQMGSTIKFKGPFKSSEESTRGPIEASQIQMQSMAKESPQNAQNSEF, from the exons ATGGAACACACAGACTCCCTAGTGTATACGCCCACCTGGGTAGTGGCCACTGTCTGCTTCATTATTGTTCTCATATCTTTATGCGTGGAGCGCACTCTGCATCGACTTGGAAAG CTCTTGATACGTAAAAGACAAGATAAACTATTTGCAgcattacaaaaattaaaggaag AACTGATGCTTTTAGGGTTCATTTCTCTTCTACTAACAGTCTTCCAAGGCTTGATAAGTCGCATATGCATACCAACTCATCTTTCAAATTTCATGCTTCCATGTAAGAAGAGTTACATTCTTCACCCCAATGGTACCGAGCATTACTCTAATCCAGCTGCAAACAATTCACAACGACTTTTGTTTGAAGATACTAATTCAGGGCATTGCCTACATGAG GGAAAAGCTCCATTGTTACCATTGGAAGCATTACACCAACTACACATTTTCATCTTTGTATTGGCAGTTGTTCATGTAATCTTCTGTGTCACTATAATGACTCTTGGAGCAGCCAGG ATACGCCAATGGAAGTCCTGGGAGGATTCTATTAGGAATGAAATTGAATCAAAGAAGG GTCGAACAGGTGGCAACGACGCTGATGTTCATGATATTGATCACCAAGATTTCTTGAATAAACATGGAGCTGGATATTGGAGAAAGGCAGCAGTTGTTAGTTGGATG ATGTCATTATTCAAACAATTTTATGCCTCTGTCACCAAGTCAGACTACAAAGCAATGCGACAAGGATTCATCAAG AAACACTACCCTGATAACCCTGAATATAATTTTCACCATCATGTGGTGCAGACACTTGCAGTTGATTTCAAAAAAGTTATCGGTGTAAG CTGGTACCTGTGgctgtttgttgtggtttttttgCTGCTGAATGTGGCAG GATGGAACACGTATTTTTGGTTGTCCTTTTTGCCATTGATT CTGCTACTTCTTGTGGGTGCTAAGTTACAGCACATCATCACCCGTTTGGCTCAGGAGGTAGTAGTAGAGAGGAACATACATGATCATGAAGCACAACTACAGGTGACAGAGACGAAGAGAGACAATCATGAAGTGCATGAAGCAGCACCACCAGTGAAGCCTTCAGATGATTACTTTTGGTTTTGTAGCCCTGCTCTTGTTCTCATCTTAATTCACTTCATTTTGTTTCAGAATTCATTTGAGATTGGGTTCTTCTTCTGGATCTTG TTCACATATGGATTCCATTCATGCATCATGGACAAATTGGGCTTCATCATCCCAAGACTTATTGTGGG GTTGATTGTTCAAGTGCTATGCAGCTATAGTACTTTGCCTTTGTATGCTATTGTGACCCAG ATGGGTAGCACGATCAAATTTAAAGGACCATTTAAGAGCAGTGAAGAAAGTACAAGAGGCCCGATTGAAGCAAGTCAAATTCAAATGCAAAGTATGGCTAAAGAATCACCCCAAAATGCTCAAAATTCAGAATTTTAG